The Serpentinimonas maccroryi genome has a segment encoding these proteins:
- the gatB gene encoding Asp-tRNA(Asn)/Glu-tRNA(Gln) amidotransferase subunit GatB produces MSAPLVQGYEVVIGFETHTQLATRSKIFSRAPTAFGAEPNTQACAVDLALPGTLPVMNREAVACAIRFGLAVGAHIAPRSVFARKNYFYPDLPKGYQISQYEIPVVQGGSVAFELAGAAHMVRLVRAHLEEDAGKSLHQDFHGMSGIDLNRAGTPLLEIVTEPDLRSSAEAVAYAKALHQLVTWIGICDGNMQEGSFRCDANVSVRRPGAPLGTRREIKNLNSFKFMQQAIDYEVRWQIERLQDGYAIEQATVLFDPDSGQTRAMRSKEDAADYRYFPDPDLPPLCIEAQWIEQLRAELPELPRAMVARFVADYGLPEYDAATLTQSPQMAAYFEAVVTAAGKALAKSASNWIMGEVSRRLNAEERDIAQAPVSAAQLAALLTRIGDQTVSNNAAKQVFDELWSNPVVTGSGSATESGHDTAVGTGDLARVDQVIAAKGLKQMNDSGALQAIAEQVLAANAKNVAEYRAGKEKAFNALVGQVMKASQGKADPAGVNALLKQLLGT; encoded by the coding sequence ATGAGCGCCCCTTTGGTCCAAGGCTACGAAGTCGTGATCGGCTTCGAGACCCACACGCAGCTGGCCACGCGCAGCAAAATCTTCAGCCGCGCGCCCACCGCCTTTGGCGCCGAACCCAACACCCAGGCTTGCGCCGTCGATCTGGCGCTGCCCGGCACGCTGCCGGTGATGAACCGCGAAGCGGTGGCCTGCGCCATCCGCTTCGGGCTGGCGGTGGGGGCGCACATTGCCCCGCGCAGCGTGTTTGCGCGCAAAAATTATTTCTACCCCGATTTGCCCAAGGGCTACCAGATCAGCCAGTACGAAATCCCGGTGGTGCAAGGCGGCAGCGTGGCCTTTGAGCTCGCGGGCGCGGCGCACATGGTGCGGCTGGTGCGCGCCCACCTCGAAGAAGACGCGGGCAAGAGCCTGCACCAAGACTTCCACGGCATGAGCGGCATCGACCTCAACCGCGCCGGTACGCCGCTGCTCGAGATCGTCACCGAACCTGATCTGCGCTCCAGCGCCGAAGCGGTGGCCTACGCCAAAGCCTTGCACCAGCTCGTCACCTGGATCGGCATCTGCGATGGCAACATGCAAGAGGGCTCGTTTCGCTGCGACGCCAACGTCAGCGTGCGCCGGCCCGGGGCGCCGTTGGGCACCCGGCGCGAGATCAAAAACCTCAACAGCTTCAAGTTCATGCAGCAGGCCATCGACTACGAGGTGCGCTGGCAGATCGAGCGGCTGCAAGACGGTTACGCGATCGAACAGGCCACGGTGCTGTTCGACCCCGACAGCGGCCAAACGCGCGCCATGCGCAGCAAAGAGGACGCGGCCGACTACCGCTACTTCCCCGACCCCGACCTGCCGCCGCTGTGCATCGAGGCGCAGTGGATCGAGCAGCTGCGCGCCGAGCTGCCCGAGCTGCCACGCGCCATGGTCGCGCGCTTCGTGGCCGACTACGGCCTGCCCGAATACGACGCCGCCACGCTCACGCAATCGCCACAGATGGCGGCCTACTTCGAGGCCGTGGTGACCGCAGCCGGCAAGGCTTTGGCCAAATCGGCCAGCAACTGGATCATGGGCGAGGTCTCGCGCCGCCTCAACGCCGAAGAACGCGACATCGCCCAAGCGCCGGTGAGTGCGGCCCAACTGGCGGCCTTGCTCACACGCATCGGCGACCAAACGGTGAGCAACAACGCCGCCAAGCAGGTGTTTGATGAACTGTGGAGCAATCCTGTGGTTACCGGATCTGGGAGTGCCACTGAGTCGGGACATGACACTGCCGTTGGAACGGGTGATCTGGCCCGAGTCGATCAAGTGATCGCCGCCAAAGGCCTCAAGCAGATGAACGACAGCGGCGCTCTGCAAGCCATCGCCGAGCAGGTGTTGGCAGCCAACGCCAAGAACGTGGCCGAATACCGCGCCGGCAAAGAAAAAGCCTTCAACGCCCTGGTGGGCCAAGTGATGAAAGCCAGCCAAGGCAAGGCCGACCCAGCTGGCGTCAACGCGCTGCTCAAGCAGCTGTTGGGCACTTGA
- the pyrE gene encoding orotate phosphoribosyltransferase produces MADVTTGAKVGCGVQLGQGAQGGQVSGQAAAQPNKPVQDDLAQEFVRFSVESGVLRWGEFQTKAGRISPYFFNAGGFDDGAKLERLAQCYARRIVASGIGFDMLFGPAYKGIPLVAALAVELARLGHNHPFAYNRKEAKAHGEGGTLVGAPLRGRVLIVDDVMSAGTAVRESIGLIRAAGATPYAVAIALDRQERATETGPDGTLHDLPHSAVQYVREQLGLQVCAIARLSDLLDYLQGQHSPEMAGHRERVQAYRQRYGVNWQK; encoded by the coding sequence ATGGCAGATGTGACGACAGGGGCTAAAGTGGGCTGTGGGGTTCAGTTGGGCCAAGGGGCTCAAGGTGGCCAAGTGTCGGGCCAGGCCGCCGCGCAGCCAAACAAGCCGGTGCAAGACGATCTGGCGCAAGAATTCGTGCGATTTTCGGTTGAATCGGGCGTGCTGCGCTGGGGCGAGTTTCAGACCAAGGCCGGGCGCATCAGCCCGTATTTTTTCAATGCCGGCGGTTTTGACGACGGCGCCAAGCTCGAGCGACTGGCGCAATGTTACGCGCGGCGCATCGTGGCCTCGGGCATCGGGTTTGACATGCTGTTTGGCCCGGCCTACAAGGGCATCCCGCTGGTGGCGGCGCTGGCGGTGGAGCTGGCGCGGCTGGGCCACAACCACCCCTTTGCCTACAACCGCAAAGAGGCCAAGGCGCACGGCGAAGGCGGCACACTGGTGGGCGCGCCGCTGCGCGGCCGTGTGCTGATCGTCGATGACGTGATGAGCGCGGGCACGGCGGTGCGCGAGTCGATCGGCCTGATTCGGGCCGCGGGCGCGACGCCGTACGCGGTGGCGATTGCGCTCGATCGGCAAGAGCGCGCCACCGAAACCGGCCCCGACGGCACCCTGCACGACCTGCCGCACAGCGCGGTGCAATACGTGCGCGAGCAGCTCGGGCTGCAGGTGTGCGCGATTGCGCGCCTGAGCGATTTGCTCGATTACCTGCAAGGGCAACACAGCCCCGAAATGGCCGGGCACCGCGAGCGCGTGCAGGCCTACCGCCAGCGTTACGGTGTAAACTGGCAAAAATAG
- a CDS encoding exodeoxyribonuclease III: MFRLTSLNLNGIRSATRKGLADWVRAAAPDCICVQELRAQSSELGPGLAELAGLRGHFYCAEKKGYSGVGIYSRHEPSAVHCGIGVPEFDAEGRWIELRFDTPARRFSVISGYFPSGSSGPERQLAKYRFLDAIGPHLQALRAEREFVLCADVNIAHHEIDLKNWKGNLKNSGFLPEERAWMTQLLGSGGLIDVYRRLHPTEQEAAYTWWSNRGQAWAKNVGWRIDYHLATPALAAAARSAQVHKAQRFSDHAPLTLDYDWAL, from the coding sequence TTGTTTCGTTTGACCAGCCTGAACCTGAACGGCATCCGCTCCGCCACCCGCAAGGGCCTGGCCGATTGGGTGCGCGCCGCCGCGCCCGATTGTATTTGCGTGCAAGAGCTGCGCGCCCAAAGCAGCGAACTCGGCCCCGGCTTGGCCGAGCTGGCGGGCTTGCGTGGGCATTTTTATTGCGCCGAAAAAAAAGGCTACTCCGGCGTGGGCATCTACAGCCGCCACGAGCCCAGCGCGGTGCACTGCGGCATCGGCGTGCCCGAGTTTGATGCCGAAGGGCGCTGGATCGAGCTGCGCTTTGACACCCCGGCGCGGCGCTTTTCGGTCATCAGCGGCTACTTTCCCAGCGGCTCCAGCGGCCCCGAACGCCAGCTGGCCAAATACCGCTTCCTCGACGCAATCGGGCCGCACCTGCAGGCGCTGCGCGCCGAGCGCGAATTTGTGCTGTGCGCCGACGTGAACATCGCGCACCACGAAATCGACCTCAAAAACTGGAAGGGCAACCTGAAAAATTCCGGCTTCCTGCCCGAAGAACGCGCTTGGATGACGCAACTGCTGGGCAGCGGCGGCCTGATCGACGTGTACCGGCGGCTGCACCCCACCGAACAAGAAGCCGCCTACACCTGGTGGAGCAACCGCGGCCAGGCCTGGGCCAAGAACGTGGGCTGGCGCATCGACTACCACCTCGCCACCCCGGCGTTGGCGGCGGCGGCGCGCAGCGCACAGGTGCACAAGGCGCAGCGCTTTTCGGACCATGCGCCGCTGACGCTGGACTACGACTGGGCGCTGTGA
- a CDS encoding 5'-nucleotidase, whose protein sequence is MPTTLDGQLVVAISSRALFDFEAENRVFEQNDDRAYMQLQLERLQQPAAAGVAFSLVQKLMRFNSAAQPRVEVVILSRNDPVSGMRVFRSAQHYGLSIERGVFTRGQPPWRYLRPLRANLFLSTHLSDVRAALEVGVPAAQVYPQSVHASDAHPNQVRIAFDGDAVLFSDEAERVYQAQGLNAFQQHEVSKASLPLPGGPFKPLLEALHRLQSAGTAQMRIRTALVTARSAPAHERAIRTLMNWNIEVDEALFLGGLPKGEFLREFEPDFFFDDQTGHIEHAARHVPSGHVASGVANAYSGAD, encoded by the coding sequence ATGCCCACCACCCTCGACGGCCAGCTCGTGGTCGCTATCTCGTCGCGTGCGTTGTTCGATTTCGAGGCCGAAAACCGGGTTTTCGAGCAAAACGACGACCGCGCCTACATGCAACTGCAGCTCGAGCGGCTGCAGCAGCCCGCCGCTGCCGGGGTGGCGTTTTCGCTGGTGCAAAAGCTGATGCGCTTCAACAGCGCCGCGCAGCCGCGGGTCGAGGTGGTGATTTTGTCGCGCAACGACCCGGTTTCGGGCATGCGCGTGTTTCGCTCGGCGCAGCACTATGGTCTGTCGATCGAGCGCGGCGTGTTCACGCGCGGCCAGCCGCCTTGGCGCTACCTGCGGCCGCTGCGCGCGAACCTGTTTTTGTCGACGCACTTAAGCGACGTGCGCGCCGCGCTCGAGGTCGGGGTGCCGGCGGCGCAGGTCTATCCGCAGTCGGTGCACGCCAGCGATGCGCACCCGAACCAGGTGCGCATCGCCTTCGACGGCGACGCGGTGCTGTTTTCCGACGAGGCCGAGCGCGTCTATCAGGCCCAAGGGCTGAACGCCTTTCAGCAGCACGAAGTGAGCAAGGCCAGCCTGCCGCTGCCGGGCGGGCCGTTCAAGCCGCTGCTCGAGGCGCTGCACCGGCTGCAAAGCGCGGGCACGGCGCAGATGCGCATCCGCACCGCGCTGGTGACGGCGCGCAGCGCCCCGGCGCACGAACGCGCCATCCGCACCCTGATGAACTGGAACATCGAGGTCGATGAGGCGCTGTTTTTGGGTGGCTTGCCCAAGGGCGAGTTTTTGCGCGAGTTCGAGCCCGACTTCTTTTTCGACGACCAGACCGGCCACATCGAGCACGCCGCGCGCCACGTGCCCTCGGGCCATGTGGCCAGCGGGGTGGCCAACGCGTACAGCGGGGCGGATTGA
- a CDS encoding peptide chain release factor 3 — MPDLALEVRRRRTFAIISHPDAGKTTLTEKLLLFSGAINIAGSVKARKAARHATSDWMEIEKQRGISVASSVMQMEYRDCVINLLDTPGHQDFSEDTYRVLTAVDAALMVIDAANGVEPQTRRLLQVCRARNTPILTFVNKMDREVQAPLDLMDEIERELGMTVVPFTWPVGMGKLFHGVYDRRSDQMRVFDAGADRVGGDEEVHAGLDNPESVRRFGLEWQQAKEEMELLAGAAPAFEANAFLAGQQTPMLFGSAINNFGVREVLDALVDLAPPPGPKPALQRTVQPTEPKFSGVVFKIQANMDPAHRDRIAFVRCASGHFERGMKLKVVRSGKELRPNTVVSFLSQRRELLDEAFAGDIIGIPNHGVLQLGDTLTEGEALQFTGLPFFAPEIIRSVEVADPLRGKQLKAGLTQLGEEGAIQVFRPMAGTVLMLGAVGQLQFEVVQHRLESEYGVKARISPSPYQVARWVTCAPEDGGEAELKRFMQANLHRMAWDAVDAPTLLVDHQATLRAVEANWPKIQFHAMREHAGLVFHKAI, encoded by the coding sequence ATGCCCGATCTCGCCCTTGAGGTGCGCCGCCGCCGCACCTTTGCCATCATCTCCCACCCCGACGCCGGCAAGACCACCCTGACCGAAAAGCTGCTGCTGTTCTCGGGCGCGATCAACATCGCCGGCTCGGTCAAGGCGCGCAAGGCCGCGCGCCACGCCACCTCCGACTGGATGGAGATCGAAAAGCAGCGCGGCATCTCGGTGGCCAGCTCGGTGATGCAGATGGAGTACCGCGACTGCGTCATCAACCTGCTCGACACCCCGGGGCACCAGGACTTTTCTGAAGACACCTACCGCGTGCTCACGGCGGTGGACGCGGCGCTGATGGTGATCGACGCCGCCAATGGCGTCGAGCCGCAGACGCGACGCCTGCTGCAGGTCTGCCGCGCACGCAATACGCCCATCCTGACCTTCGTCAACAAAATGGACCGCGAAGTGCAAGCGCCGCTGGACCTGATGGACGAGATCGAGCGCGAGCTCGGCATGACGGTGGTGCCCTTCACGTGGCCGGTGGGCATGGGCAAGCTGTTTCATGGCGTTTACGACCGGCGCTCGGACCAGATGCGGGTGTTTGATGCCGGCGCCGACCGCGTGGGCGGCGACGAAGAGGTACACGCCGGCCTAGACAACCCAGAGAGCGTCCGGCGCTTTGGCCTCGAGTGGCAGCAGGCCAAAGAGGAGATGGAGCTGCTGGCCGGCGCCGCCCCGGCCTTTGAGGCCAACGCCTTTTTGGCCGGGCAGCAAACGCCGATGCTGTTTGGCTCGGCGATCAACAACTTTGGCGTGCGCGAGGTGCTCGACGCGCTGGTCGATCTGGCCCCGCCGCCGGGCCCCAAACCGGCCTTGCAGCGCACGGTGCAGCCGACCGAGCCCAAGTTCAGTGGCGTGGTGTTCAAAATCCAGGCCAACATGGACCCGGCGCACCGCGACCGCATCGCTTTTGTGCGCTGCGCCAGCGGGCATTTCGAGCGCGGCATGAAGCTCAAGGTGGTGCGCTCGGGCAAAGAGCTGCGCCCCAACACCGTGGTCAGCTTTCTGAGCCAACGGCGCGAACTGCTCGACGAGGCCTTTGCCGGCGACATCATCGGCATCCCCAACCACGGCGTGCTGCAACTGGGCGACACGCTCACCGAAGGCGAGGCGCTGCAGTTCACCGGGCTGCCGTTTTTTGCGCCCGAGATCATCCGCAGCGTCGAAGTGGCCGACCCGCTGCGCGGCAAGCAGCTCAAGGCCGGTCTGACGCAGCTGGGCGAAGAAGGCGCGATCCAAGTCTTTAGGCCGATGGCGGGCACGGTGCTGATGCTGGGTGCCGTGGGGCAACTGCAGTTCGAGGTGGTGCAGCACCGGCTCGAGAGCGAATACGGTGTCAAGGCGCGCATCAGCCCCAGCCCCTACCAGGTGGCGCGCTGGGTCACCTGCGCACCCGAAGACGGCGGCGAGGCCGAGCTCAAGCGATTCATGCAAGCCAACCTGCACCGCATGGCCTGGGACGCGGTCGATGCGCCGACGCTGCTGGTGGACCACCAAGCGACGCTGCGCGCCGTCGAGGCCAATTGGCCCAAAATCCAGTTCCACGCCATGCGCGAGCACGCGGGGCTGGTGTTTCACAAGGCGATCTAG
- the purN gene encoding phosphoribosylglycinamide formyltransferase: MVATKNIVVLISGTGSNMQALVRAAQQQHWEQRFGARIAGVLSNRAQAGGLAWAQAQGLPTALLEHAHYPSRAAFDAALMQAIDRFDPHGRPALVLLAGFMRILGPDFVQHYAGRLLNIHPSLLPAFPGLHTHQRALDLGCRFVGATVHHVTAEVDSGQILEQAVLPVLPDDTASTLAARLLTQEHIIYPRAVERWLAAAA, from the coding sequence ATGGTTGCAACAAAGAACATTGTCGTACTGATTTCGGGCACCGGCTCGAATATGCAGGCCTTGGTGCGCGCGGCGCAGCAGCAGCACTGGGAGCAGCGCTTCGGGGCGCGCATCGCTGGTGTGCTCAGCAACCGGGCGCAGGCGGGCGGGCTGGCTTGGGCGCAAGCGCAGGGCTTGCCCACGGCGCTGCTCGAGCACGCACACTACCCCAGCCGCGCCGCCTTCGACGCCGCGCTGATGCAGGCCATCGACCGCTTCGACCCCCACGGCAGGCCGGCGCTGGTGCTGCTGGCGGGTTTCATGCGCATCTTGGGGCCAGACTTTGTGCAGCACTACGCCGGGCGCCTGCTCAACATCCACCCCTCGCTGTTGCCGGCGTTTCCGGGGCTGCACACGCACCAGCGCGCGCTCGATCTGGGTTGCCGCTTTGTCGGGGCCACGGTGCACCACGTCACGGCCGAGGTGGACAGCGGCCAGATTCTGGAGCAGGCGGTGCTGCCGGTGCTGCCCGACGACACCGCATCCACCCTGGCCGCCCGGCTGCTGACGCAAGAGCACATCATCTACCCGCGCGCGGTCGAGCGCTGGTTGGCGGCAGCCGCCTAG
- a CDS encoding YceH family protein, translating into MNLPDPAADPSVAPNEHDTPSPTAFEPLTAVQARVLATLMEKARTVPDSYPLTLNSLLLGCNQKSARDPVLNLSESEIALALDGLRQRTLVFESSGGRVPRFEHNFQRAVGVPEQAAVLLGLLMLRGPQTAGELRLNAERWYRFLDIASVEAFLEELQQRPAQKGGPLVALLPRQPGAREPRWAHLLCGAPAPELLAEAGGAGLGIGKGTELATQLAALAERVQALEQQVQDLQQRLEQAGV; encoded by the coding sequence ATGAACCTGCCCGACCCTGCTGCGGACCCCAGCGTTGCCCCCAACGAGCACGACACCCCATCGCCCACCGCCTTCGAGCCGCTGACGGCGGTGCAGGCGCGCGTGCTCGCCACCCTGATGGAGAAAGCGCGCACCGTGCCCGACAGCTACCCGCTGACCCTCAACAGCCTGCTCTTGGGCTGCAACCAAAAATCGGCGCGCGACCCGGTGCTCAACCTGAGCGAGAGCGAAATCGCGCTGGCGCTCGACGGCCTGCGCCAGCGCACCCTGGTGTTCGAGAGCAGCGGCGGGCGCGTGCCGCGCTTTGAGCACAACTTCCAGCGCGCCGTGGGCGTGCCCGAGCAAGCCGCCGTGCTGCTGGGGCTGCTGATGCTGCGCGGGCCGCAGACCGCGGGCGAGCTGCGCCTGAACGCCGAGCGCTGGTACCGCTTCCTCGACATCGCTTCGGTCGAGGCCTTTTTGGAGGAACTGCAGCAGCGCCCGGCGCAAAAGGGCGGGCCGCTGGTGGCGCTGCTGCCGCGCCAGCCCGGTGCGCGCGAGCCGCGCTGGGCCCATCTGCTGTGTGGCGCACCGGCACCCGAGTTGCTGGCCGAGGCGGGGGGCGCTGGGCTGGGAATTGGAAAGGGGACGGAGCTGGCAACCCAACTGGCCGCGCTGGCCGAGCGCGTGCAGGCCCTAGAGCAGCAGGTGCAGGATTTGCAGCAGCGGCTGGAGCAGGCCGGGGTCTGA
- a CDS encoding acyl-CoA dehydrogenase family protein has protein sequence MDLAFTPEEQAFRAEIRAWVRAHLPPELAHKVHHALRLSRDDLQGWARILGRKGWLASGWPKAFGGPGWTAVQKHLFEEECALAGAPRVIPFGPVMVAPVIMAYGNAEQQQRFLPGIASGEVWWCQGYSEPGAGSDLASLKTRAEHRGDHYLVNGQKAWTTLGQHADWIFCLVRTSHEGKPQSGISFLLIDMTSPGITLRPVRLLDGEYEVNEVFFDDVQVPLGNLIGAENKGWNYAKHLLSHERTNIAEVNRAKRELERLKRIAQAEGVWNDSRFRDQIALLEVDVVALEMLVLRVLSAEKSGKNPLDIAGLLKIRGSEIQQRLAELMMLAAGPFALPCIFEALEAGWQGDFPGGPSANAPLAGTYFNLRKTTIYGGSNEVQRNIVAQTLLG, from the coding sequence ATGGACTTGGCTTTTACGCCCGAAGAACAGGCTTTCAGAGCCGAAATCCGCGCTTGGGTGCGCGCCCACTTGCCGCCCGAACTGGCGCACAAGGTGCACCACGCCCTGCGCCTGAGCCGCGACGACCTGCAAGGCTGGGCCCGCATCCTCGGGCGCAAGGGCTGGCTGGCCAGCGGCTGGCCCAAGGCCTTCGGCGGCCCGGGCTGGACGGCGGTGCAAAAACACCTGTTCGAAGAAGAATGCGCCCTCGCCGGGGCTCCGCGCGTCATCCCCTTCGGCCCGGTGATGGTGGCCCCGGTGATCATGGCCTACGGCAACGCCGAGCAGCAGCAGCGCTTCCTGCCCGGCATCGCCAGCGGCGAGGTCTGGTGGTGTCAGGGCTACAGCGAGCCCGGCGCCGGCTCCGATCTGGCCAGCCTCAAAACCCGAGCCGAGCACCGGGGCGACCACTACTTGGTCAACGGCCAGAAAGCCTGGACCACGCTGGGCCAGCACGCCGACTGGATTTTTTGTCTGGTGCGCACCAGCCACGAAGGCAAGCCCCAGAGCGGCATCAGTTTTTTGCTGATCGACATGACATCGCCTGGCATCACGCTGCGCCCGGTGCGCCTGCTCGACGGCGAGTACGAAGTCAACGAGGTCTTTTTTGACGATGTGCAGGTGCCCCTCGGCAACCTGATTGGGGCCGAAAACAAGGGCTGGAACTACGCCAAGCACCTGCTCAGCCACGAGCGCACCAACATCGCTGAAGTCAACCGCGCCAAGCGCGAACTCGAGCGCCTCAAGCGCATCGCCCAAGCCGAAGGGGTGTGGAACGACAGCCGCTTTCGCGACCAGATCGCGCTGCTGGAGGTCGATGTGGTGGCGCTTGAGATGCTGGTGCTGCGCGTGCTGTCGGCCGAAAAATCGGGCAAAAACCCGCTCGACATCGCCGGCTTGCTCAAAATCCGTGGCAGCGAAATCCAGCAGCGCCTGGCCGAGCTGATGATGCTTGCCGCCGGCCCCTTTGCCCTGCCCTGCATCTTTGAAGCGCTGGAAGCCGGCTGGCAGGGCGACTTCCCCGGCGGCCCGAGCGCCAACGCGCCGCTGGCAGGCACCTACTTCAACTTGCGCAAAACCACGATTTACGGCGGCAGCAACGAGGTGCAACGCAACATCGTGGCCCAAACCCTGCTCGGCTAA
- a CDS encoding acyl-CoA dehydrogenase family protein, which translates to MDFNFSDEQLQLREAVQRWVHKAYPFERRRAATAAGGFDRAAWNELAELGLCGLTVTDAHEGLGLGAVEAMLVQEELGRGLVLEPLEQTFVAASVLQAFAPTSVQAQWLPRLASGTALLVLAHVERGLRHRLGAVATQAVAQPATSQAGRPSAQSAGQAEPQGEVWLLDGAKSLVPAGDCADAFLVPAQTAQGLALFLVQRSAAGVQTRAYQTQDGSRAAEVGFAHSPAQLLSADGLAALEWAADVGIAAACAQGVGVMEQTLALTLEYLNTRQQFGVPIASFQALRHRVADMKMQLELARSMSYYATLKLGAPAPERRQALARAKVQLGQSMRFVGQQAVQLHGGIGVTDEYIVSHCFKKLTQLELTLGDTLHHLDEVSARMGASAGVFV; encoded by the coding sequence ATGGATTTCAATTTTTCCGACGAGCAACTGCAGCTGCGCGAGGCCGTGCAGCGCTGGGTGCACAAAGCCTACCCCTTCGAGCGTCGCCGCGCCGCCACCGCCGCCGGCGGCTTTGATCGTGCCGCTTGGAACGAACTGGCCGAACTCGGCCTGTGCGGCCTGACCGTGACCGATGCCCACGAGGGACTGGGGCTGGGCGCGGTGGAAGCCATGCTGGTGCAAGAGGAGCTGGGGCGCGGCTTGGTGCTCGAGCCCCTAGAGCAGACCTTTGTCGCCGCCTCGGTGCTGCAGGCCTTTGCGCCCACCAGCGTGCAAGCGCAGTGGTTGCCGCGCTTGGCCAGTGGCACGGCGCTGCTGGTGTTGGCGCACGTGGAACGGGGCTTGCGCCACCGGCTGGGGGCCGTGGCGACCCAAGCGGTCGCGCAGCCGGCCACTTCGCAAGCGGGGCGGCCTAGTGCCCAAAGCGCGGGGCAAGCCGAGCCGCAGGGCGAAGTCTGGCTGCTCGACGGCGCCAAGAGCCTGGTACCCGCCGGCGACTGCGCCGACGCCTTTCTGGTGCCGGCCCAGACCGCGCAGGGGCTGGCGCTGTTTTTGGTGCAACGCAGCGCCGCCGGGGTGCAAACCCGAGCCTACCAAACCCAGGACGGCAGCCGCGCCGCCGAAGTCGGCTTTGCGCACAGCCCGGCGCAGCTGCTCAGCGCCGATGGCTTGGCGGCGCTGGAGTGGGCCGCCGACGTCGGCATCGCCGCCGCTTGCGCCCAAGGCGTGGGCGTGATGGAGCAAACGCTGGCACTCACGCTCGAATACCTGAACACACGCCAGCAGTTCGGGGTGCCCATCGCCAGCTTTCAGGCCCTGCGCCACCGCGTGGCCGACATGAAAATGCAGCTCGAGCTGGCGCGCAGCATGAGCTACTACGCCACCCTCAAGCTCGGTGCGCCCGCCCCCGAACGGCGCCAAGCGCTGGCGCGCGCCAAGGTGCAGCTGGGGCAGTCGATGCGCTTCGTCGGCCAGCAAGCGGTGCAACTGCACGGCGGCATCGGCGTCACCGACGAGTACATCGTGAGCCACTGCTTCAAAAAGCTGACGCAGCTCGAGCTCACCTTGGGCGACACCCTGCACCACCTCGACGAGGTGTCGGCGCGCATGGGCGCCAGCGCCGGGGTGTTTGTCTAA